A single Micromonospora sp. CCTCC AA 2012012 DNA region contains:
- a CDS encoding SMI1/KNR4 family protein — protein MHTDRAVPEDLAALRAALHVDDDGESALGWEKVHAFEAAQGVVLPEPYRTFVAEITDGSPSGPPHYGLVGLAELPRDWRDDPSARSLIRPFPLTSSWLWENEPWPDEEIDSLVEQVCNDGSIVLGTDGCGMYWHLIVTGPHRGHVWNISGEGAVPFGAEFGHTTGEAGFAGWVRHWAANKPWFDAAR, from the coding sequence ATGCACACCGACCGCGCCGTCCCGGAAGACCTCGCCGCACTCCGCGCGGCCCTCCACGTCGATGACGACGGTGAGTCGGCGCTGGGTTGGGAGAAGGTACACGCCTTCGAGGCGGCGCAAGGCGTCGTCCTGCCCGAGCCCTATCGGACGTTCGTCGCCGAGATCACCGACGGTTCGCCCTCCGGGCCACCGCACTACGGCCTCGTCGGGTTGGCGGAACTGCCCCGCGACTGGCGTGACGACCCGTCGGCACGCTCGCTGATCCGGCCCTTCCCGTTGACCTCCAGTTGGCTGTGGGAGAACGAGCCATGGCCGGATGAGGAGATCGATTCGCTCGTCGAGCAGGTCTGCAACGACGGGTCGATCGTGTTGGGCACTGACGGGTGCGGCATGTACTGGCACCTCATCGTGACCGGTCCACACCGAGGGCACGTCTGGAACATCAGCGGTGAGGGCGCGGTGCCCTTCGGCGCGGAGTTCGGGCACACCACCGGTGAGGCGGGCTTCGCCGGCTGGGTCAGACACTGGGCCGCCAACAAGCCCTGGTTCGACGCGGCGCGGTGA
- a CDS encoding SDR family NAD(P)-dependent oxidoreductase, which produces MNNALDGKVALVTGGGRGIGAAVALRLAEDGADVALTFQQNQQRADDVVEQIKAAGRRAIAVRADSADPAAVVAAVDRVAGELGRLDILVNNAGAFLLGPLEQLSLDEFEQTVAVNVRAPFVASQAAVRHMSAGGRVINIGSNMAERTVFPGFSLYAMSKTALIGLTKALGRELGGRAITVNMVNPGATDTELNPADGPNADTINGFTALGHYAQPADVAAAVAFLASPDGRYITGATVHVDGGFTI; this is translated from the coding sequence ATGAACAACGCACTTGACGGCAAGGTAGCTCTCGTTACCGGTGGTGGCCGGGGCATTGGCGCCGCGGTCGCCCTGCGCCTGGCCGAGGACGGCGCCGATGTGGCGCTGACGTTCCAGCAGAATCAGCAACGCGCCGACGACGTGGTGGAGCAGATCAAAGCCGCGGGACGGCGGGCGATCGCCGTGCGGGCCGACAGCGCCGACCCGGCGGCAGTGGTCGCCGCGGTGGATCGGGTCGCCGGCGAGCTGGGTCGGCTGGACATCCTGGTCAACAACGCCGGCGCGTTCCTGCTCGGACCGCTGGAGCAACTGAGCCTCGACGAGTTCGAGCAGACCGTCGCGGTCAACGTCCGGGCACCGTTCGTCGCCTCGCAGGCCGCGGTGCGTCACATGTCGGCCGGTGGACGGGTCATCAACATCGGCAGCAACATGGCCGAGCGGACGGTCTTCCCGGGCTTCTCGCTGTACGCCATGAGCAAGACCGCCCTGATCGGCCTGACCAAGGCGCTCGGACGCGAGCTGGGCGGCAGGGCGATCACCGTGAATATGGTGAATCCGGGGGCCACCGACACCGAGCTGAACCCCGCCGACGGCCCCAACGCCGACACGATCAACGGGTTCACCGCTCTCGGCCACTACGCGCAGCCGGCCGACGTGGCCGCCGCGGTGGCGTTCCTCGCCAGCCCGGACGGGCGTTACATCACCGGGGCGACGGTCCACGTCGACGGCGGCTTCACCATCTGA